TGAAGGGCCCTGCGTCCCGGTTCGCGTTCTTGTAGCGTGAGGATTTCTTTGCCATTCTCGGTCCGTTTCGAGCCCGTCTCGGGGCCGTTTGAAAACGCGCGGCGCTGCCTGCTACTTCGCCACCGCCGCAAGCACGGATGGCCTGCAGGAGCGCGTGCAGCTGATCAGGCAAGGTGGTTTGCCTCGCTGAGCCCCGAAACGCGTCCTGGGCCTCCTGGCAGGCCTTCACGGGGCCATGCGACGACTCGCAGAGGGCATTGCATCCCGTGGGCGATGTCCGCCGGTTCAGCCGCGCAACGCCTCGCACATCAACCCGGAGCGAAGGCCTTCAGGGGGAAGCGCGTCGGGCAGGTGTGGGTCGGCCGATCCGAGCGTGCAGCGCGGGTCAGGCCAGGCGCGGCTTGCCGCTTCGCGGGAACAGGCCGGCCATATCAGCCCGATGGCGGCGACGCCTCGTGAAGGGGCCAGCCCGCGGCGCGGCCCGGCAGCACACGACCCTCCTCGCCCTCCGTCATCGACAGCGAGGCGCCGCGATCCTGATGCGCCGGGCAGCGCGCGGAGAAACCGGATCCGGATTTCTTGAAGGGGTCGAGGCGGAGCAAGACGTTCTCAATCGGCGACATTGCGATCACCTTTGATGAAATTCAAAAAGCGCTCGCAGGCGTCGAGGTTTGCAAGGGGCTTGATGCAGCCCCACCGCATCGCGTAGAAGGCGGTAGCACCCTCTGCGGGGCTGCTGCGAACAAGCGCATGGCCAGCGATGGCGAACTGGGCCGCCAGGGTGGCGAAGCGCTTTTGGTCGTGATCGGGGGACACATTCACGTCGGTCCCCACTGTGCTGACGCTATCAGGGCGCTCGGTGTTGATCGATTGCTCAGAAAACAGGCACTCGGTAAACTGGCAGCGTTGATTTTTCTTGGTGGCCGTCCGGGATGTGTCCAGCATCCGGACGGCTTTTGTTTTGGGGGTCATGGTGCCCCCTACAGCGTCACGAGTTCAGCGCGCTTGGCGTGCAGGCGATGCACCAACTCGCGAATCTCCGCATCGGACTTGCCCGCGATGCGCGCGGCATTGATCGCCGAGACCTCGTAGTCGGGCAGCCCCACTGCCCGTTGACCAATTTTGATCGGCTTGGTGAGCAAGCCGTCGCGGACGGCGTTGTAGACGCTCGCGTTTGAGCGGTGCCCCATCTCTGCCTTGATGGAGGGGATTCTGAGAATCGGCATTTCTGTGCTCCTTCGTATACGGCCTTGTTTGCCGTTGTGAGATAGGAGCGAATGTCCTTTTTCCAGACGTTCTCGGGCAGAGGGCAACAAATCGGAATTTCAGACCCTCCCCCTGGGGCCCTCCCTAAGGCGCCTGACCTTCCGGTAGGTGTTGAGGTTGTAGTCCAGACGTTTGCGCACCAGTTCGACCAAGCGATCGGCAGGGAGCGGCACGCCCCTCGCGTCCTGAGCGTAGAGCCTTGCAGTGACTTGACGCACGGCCTCCGTCAAGTTGAAGGACTCGCCGTCAAGCTCCGCATACCACCTGTACCGCTCCACAAGGTTGTAGAGCTGCGTTGCGCGCGTGGGGACGGGATTGCGGCGCTGCCCGCGCCCGAGCTTCTTGGTGGCCTCTTCGAGTCTGTTCAGCGCGCGCACCACCTCCTGCTCAGCGCGCCAGAGCGCGCGTTCCAGATCGGAGTTCTGAACTTCATAGAGCGAGGCCAGCGCCTGCCAGCGATCCCTGTTCGTTCGCAGTCGATCAAGTTCATTTCCCGATGAAGCTGCCTCGAGCGCGTCGTGGACTTCATCGAATATCTCGCGCTGAACGTGGGCCTCGGCCTGAAGGTCGCCCCAAGCGGGCTTAAAAGGTTCGTCCATAGAAATACTCACGTGAGGATGCCGACCCCAGGTGAGGCCAGCGAGTTTTCGAAGATCACCGTCAACCGGACAAATACCTGCCACGCCCGGAGGGCGCTGCGTGGTGGCCTATTTCGGCTGAGAGTCACGGCCAGTTGGCCGGCACGACAGGCAACATGTCACCCTGCCTAGCTGGGAGGCCTCGGTTTTCATGCCGCGCGGCCAATCGGTATCACGTCCGCACCTGCCGCAAGCTTGTCCAGGTAGTCCGCCCACTTCTGCATCATGTCGGCCCGATGCTTTGCGTACTGGGTGCGGTTGTAGGCCCGGCCGTTCGCGTCCTTGACGGCATGGGCCAACTGAGCCTCGATCACCAGCGGTTCAACCTCCAGCACTTCGGCCAGCAGCGTGCGCGCCGTGGCACGGAAGCCATGCACGGTCTGCACGGTGGGGCCGTAGCCCAGGGTCAGCAGCGCGGCCCGCAGGGTGTTGTCGCTGATAGGCCGATCGTGACTCCGCTCGCCGGGGAACACCATGGCGCCATGCCCGGTGATCGGGTGCAGGTTGCGGAGAATTTCGATGGCCTGCCGCGGCAGCGGAACCAGGTGCGGGTCGCCGTGTTCCTTGCCGTCCTTGCGCCGCTTCATGCGCGCCGCCGGCACCGTCCACAAGGCCTTGTCGAGATCAATTTCTGACCATGCTGCGCCACGCAGTTCGTTCGGGCGCTGAAAAAGCATCGGAGCGAGTTGCAACGCAGCGCGCACGATCGGGCCACCTTGATAGGCCCGGATCACCCGAACTAGCTCGCCCAGCTTCACAGGGTCGGTAATTGCCGCGAAGTGGCGCTTCTTGTGCGGCGTGAGCGCGCCCTTGAGGTCGCCGGTGATGTCACGCGGTGCCCGCGCCGTGGCCACGGCGTAGCGCCAGACGGCGCGTGCGGTCATCAGCACCCGGTGAGCCACGTCGAGCGCACCGCGCTCCTCCACCCGGCGCAGCGCGGCCAGCAATTCGATCGGCTCGATCTCGCCGATACGCCGCGCCGCGAAGAGCGGGAACAGGTCTTTCTCGAGGTTGCGTTTTTCGCGGATGCCGTAGTGGGTGCTCCAGCGCGATTCATGCTTGCCGAACCATTCCAGCGCGGTGGCCTTGAAGGTGTCGGACGCCACCACCTTGGCCTTCAGCTTGGCCATCTTGCGCGCCTCCACCGGGTCCCGGCCTCCGGCCTTTTGCAGCCTGGCGGCGTCGCGAGCCCTGCGCGCCGCCGTCAGGCTCACGTCGGGGTACCGTCCCAGCGCCAGCGCTTTCTCGGCGCCGGCAATCCGGTACTTCCAGAACCAGCGCCGCGATCCTGCCGGGCTGACCTGCAGGTACAGGCCGCCGGAATCGCTGAAGCGCGCCTGCCTCCGGTCTGGCGGGCATGTTGCGTTCCTGCATTGGGCGTCGGTCAACATGGGGGCGACTCCGAGGGGTACAGCTCCAGCGGGGGCGATCGGGGGCGTTTCAGCTGGGGGGAGGGGGTACAGAGCTCTGCGTACCCCCAAATCACCCCTTTGCACCCCCATTTGTACCCCCACCCGGCGCTGGCAGTCAATGGAGCGCCCTGTTCATCCCTGTCCGCTAAGTCACGGATTTCCCAATGAAAAAGGCCGCTAGGTACATATACCTAGCGGCCTTTGTCTTTACTTATGGTCGGGGCGAAAGGATTCGAACCTTCGACCCTCTGGTCCCAAACCAGATGCGCTACCAGGCTGCGCTACACCCCGACAAGCCTTCTATTCTAGCCCGGATATCGAGCCTCTCAGCGTTTCTCGTACTGAGTCTTGCCGAAAAGGATCTCCCGCTCCTTGTCGCCGGTGATCGGCTGGCGCAGGTCGGCCAGCACTTTCACGCCGCGCTGCACGGCGGGCCGCGCGGCAATGCCGTCGAACCATGCCTTCAGGTGCGGGTAGTCGGTGAGGGTGATGCCCTGGTTCTCCCAGCTGCGCAGCCACGGGAAGATCGCGATGTCGGCGATCGAGTAGGTCTTGCCGGCGATGAATTTGTTCTTCGACAGCTGCTTGTCGATCACACCGTAAAGGCGCTTGGCCTCGTTGCTGTAGCGCTCGATCGCATAGCCGATCTTCTCGGGCGCATACATGCGAAAGTGATGCGCTTGCCCGAGCATCGGTCCGACACCGCCCATCTGGAACATGAGCCACTGCAGAACCTCGTAGCGTTCGCGGTCGCTCTTGGGCAGCAGCTTGCCGGTCTTGCCCGCCAGGTAGACGAGGATGGCGCCAGATTCGAACAGCGAGATCGGCTTGCCGTCCGGACCTTCGGGGTCGGTGATGGCGGGAATCTTGTTGTTGGGGCTGATCTGCAGAAAGTCGGGGGCGAACTGGTCACCCTTGCCGATGTTGATCGGCCGGGCGTTGTACGGCAGGCCGCACTCCTCCAGCATGATGTGGATCTTGTGGCCGTTGGGGGTGGGCCATGAGTAGACCTCGATGGGCGATGCGGGCATGTCGCGGGCTCCAGAAATTGGGGGATGGTGATGCGAGGCAGGCAGCATATACGCGGCCATTCGAACGCGCGCCGGTGCGGGAATTGCGCCCGAGCCGGCACGCGGGCGGGCCCCCGGTCAGGCCACGGCCGAGTTCGACGACAGGTGCTGGTGGATCAGCGCGACCACGGCGGCCCCTTCGCCGATGGCGCCGCCCACGCGCTTGACCGAGCCCGAGCGCACATCGCCCACCGCAAACACACCCTGCACGCTGGATTCCAGCGCCGTGGCCGGCCGCGCCGGAAAACCGGCGCTCGCCGCGTCGCCGGTCCGCACGAAGCCGTGCTTGTCGACCGAGACGCTGCAGCCTTCGAGCCAGCTGGTCTCGGGCTCGGCGCCGACGAAAAGGAAGATGTTGCGCGCCGCGCAGTCGTGCTCCAGGCCGGTCTCCTGGCAGCGCCAGGTCGCACCCGTGAGGCCTTGCTCGGAGCCGCCGTTCAGCTTCACCAACTGGGTGTGCGGATGCAGTTCGATGTTGGGCGTGGCCTCGATGCGATCGATCAGGTAGCGCGACATGCTGGCCGCGAGCGACGGGCCGCGCACCAGCACATTGACCTTGGCCGCATGGCGCGACAAGAACACCGCCGCCTGGCCGGCCGAGTTGCCTCCGCCGACCAGCGCGACCTCTTGCTGCGAGCAGAGCTTGGCTTCGATGGCCGACGCCCAGTACCAGATGCCGCGGCCTTCGAACTCGGACAGCCTCGGCACGTCGGGACGGCGGTAGCGCGCGCCGCTCGCAATCACCACCGTGCGCGCGTTGATGGCGCGGCCGTCGGCCAGCGCGATGCGCAGGCTGCCCATCGCGTTGTCGCGCGAGCAGTCCAGCGAGGTGACCTTGGCGGGGATCAGCATCTCGACGCCGAACTTCTGCGCCTGCACGAAGGCCCGCCCGGCCAGCGCCTGCCCCGAGATGCCGGTGGGAAAGCCCAGGTAGTTCTCGATGCGCGCGCTCGCGCCGGCCTGGCCGCCGAAGGCGCGGCAGTCGAGCACGATCACGCGCAGGCCCTCGGAGGCCGCGTACACCGCGGTTGCCAGGCCGGCAGGGCCAGCACCGACCACCGCGACGTCGTACAGCTCGTTGTGCTCCGCGGTGTCGACCATGCCCAGGCAGCGCGCGAGCGCATCCTCGGCCGGGTTGACCAGCACCGAACCGTCGGGGCACACGGCCAGCAGCTTGCAGGTGCCGTACTGCTGCAGCAGCGCGGCGGCGTCCGGGTCTTCGGCCGCGTCCACCAGGTGATAGGGGTGCCCGTTGCGGCGCAGGAAGTTCTCCAGCCGGGCCATGTCGGGCGACTGCGGCCGGCCGATCAGCACCGGCCCGCTCGCGCCGGATTCGATCAGCGCCACGCGCCGCAGGATCAGCGCGCGGGTGATGCGCTCGCCAAGGTCGGCCTCCGCCACCAGCAGCGCGCGCAGCTGCGCGGGCGGCACGATCAACGCTTCGACTTCTTCTTCGGCATGGCCATCGACCAGCGAAGGGCGGCCGCTCAGCTGGCCCACTTCGGCCAGGAACTCGCCCGGGCCCTGCCGCACGATCGGCACCACGTGCCCCAGGCCGTCGCGCTGCGTGACCGCCACCACGCCCTTGAGCAGGACGAACATGCCGGGGCTGGTTTCCCCTGCGGTGAACAGCCGCTCCCCGGTTGCAAAGCGCTGCACGGTTCCGAAGTGCGCGACGCGCGCGATCTCGGCGTCGCTGAGAACGGGAAAGGTCTGGTGCAGACGGTTGTCGAAATTGCTGCTTGCGGCTGTGGCCATGTACAGAAGCTCCTTGTCGCGGACCCAGCATTAGACAACCAAGCGGCCCGCCCCTGCAGTGCGAACCGGCAGTGACCCGCGTCATGCAATTGCAATGCCGCTGACATGCTGGTTTCACCGCGAGCCAACAGACTCCCTCGGCAGAAAGGGTTCCTCATGAAAGAACTGCCCAACCCGACATTCCCGCTGTCGCAGATCGGATTGCGAGGCGCCTTGTGGCCGGCGCCGTCGGGCGCACGCACCGCGCAGCCCCAGGCGCCTGCCGCCGTGCCGGCGCCGCCGGTCGTCGATCCCAGGCAGGGCATCACCGTGAGCTGGGCGCGCCACCTGGACGAAGTGCGCGCCGCCCAGCGCCTTCGGCACCAGGTGTTCGTCGGCGAGATGGGCGCGCGCGTGAGCACGCCCCTGGCGGGCCACGACATCGACCTGTTCGACGATTTCTGCGAGCACCTGCTGGTGCGCGAAGCACTGACGCAGCAGGTGATTGGTACTTACCGCGTACTCACGCCCGCACAGGCTCGTCGCGTCGGCAGCACCTACAGCGACACCGAGTTCGACCTGACCCGCCTGCGCGACCTGCGCGAGCGCATGGTCGAGCTGGGCCGCAGCTGCGTGCATCCGGACCATCGCCAGGGCGGCGTGATCCTCGCATTGTGGGGCGCGCTGGCCGGATTCATGCATCGCAACAAGCTCGACACCATGATCGGCTGCGCCAGCATTCCCATGTCGCACAACGGCGTGACCTGCGGCGACGCGGCGGCGAGCATCTGGCGCCAGCTGTCGGCCAGCCACATGGCGCCGATCCAGTACCAGGTCCAGCCGCGCCTGCCGCTGCCGGTCGAAAGGCTCGACGGCGCGCTCGACGTCGAGCCGCCGGCCCTCATCAAGGGGTACCTGCGCCTGGGCGCCAAGGTGCTGGGCGCGCCGGCCTGGGACCCGGACTTCAACACCGCGGACCTGCCGATGCTGATGCGCATCGACGACCTGCCGGCGCGCTACCGCAAGCACTTTCTCGGCGCATGAAGCCAGCGGTTGCCCGGCCCCACGCGGGGCCGCATGCGCCTTCATCCGGCACGGTGCCGCGGGAAGACGGCCTGCAGGCGTCACGGGAGCGTCACGAAACAGTCACAAACGAGGGCGACACTGTCATATTTCCGCCTACATGTGCTGCCGTGCCGCTTGCTCCAGAATCAGTGCCCATGCAATCTGCCCACGCTGACCGGACGCTTGCGGGCGCGGCTTCGGCGCTCACGCTGCTCGACCGCGATCACAGCATCCTGTCCTTCAACGAGCGCGTGCTCGACTGGGCCCATCGCCGCGAGGTTCCGCTGGTCGAGCGTCTTCGCTACCTGTGCATCGTCTCGTCGAACCTGGACGAGTTCTTCGAGGTACGTGCCGCGCCGCACCTGATCGCCAGCAGTGCCGGCGACCGCAAGGGCAGCTACACCATCGAGTCGTTCGAGCGCCTGTCCGAGGCCGCCCACGCACTCGTGGCGCGCCAGTACACGCTCTACAACGACGAGCTGATGCCGACCTTTGCGAAACATGGCATCCACATCATTTCGCACGGCGAACGCAACGCGGCGCAGCGCAAGTGGGTCAGCGAATATTTCGAGCGCGAGGTGCGCCCGCTGCTGATCCCGGTGGGCCTTGATCCGGCACACCCGTTTCCGCAGGTGGCCAACAAGTCGCTCAACTTCATCGTGCGGCTCGGCGGCAAGGACGCCTTCGGGCGCGAGAACCCGATCCAGATCGTCAAGGTGCCCCGCGTGCTGCCGCGCGTGATCCGCATGCCGGCCAAGGTGTCCGATGGCAAGACGCTGTTCGTCGCGCTCTCGAGCGTGGTGCGCGCGCACCTGTCCGGCATGTTCCCGGGACGCGAGGTGGGGGACTTCTCGCAGTTCCGGGTCACGCGGCATTCGGACCTTGCCGTGGACGAGGAAGACGTCAAGAACCTGCGCACCGCATTGCGCCAGGGACTGCAGCACCGGCACTACGGGCAGGCGGTGCGGCTCGAGGTGTCGGCCAGCTGTGCCGAGTCGCTCGCGAGCTTCCTGCTGGCGCAGTTCAACCTTCCCCCGCAGGCGCTCTACCGCGTGCACGGCCCGGTCAATCTTGCGCGCCTGACGCAGCTGATCGACCTGCTGGAAGAACCGCAGCTGCTGTTTCCGCCATATGCCGCCTCGTACCCCGTCACGCTGTCGCCGGCGCAGTCGTTCTTCGAGCGGCTGCAGCGCGGCGACGTGCTGATCCACCAGCCCTTCGAGAGCTTCGATGGCGTGCTCGCGTTCCTGCGCGAAGCCGTGCAGGACCCGCAGGTGCTGGCCATCAAGCAGACCATCTACCGCACCGGCGCCGATTCGGAGCTGATGGACCTGCTGCGCGAGGCCGTGCGCCGCGGCAAGGAAGTGACGGTGGTGGTGGAGCTCAAGGCCCGCTTCGACGAAGAGGCCAACATCAACTGGGCCGAAATGCTCGAGTCGATCGGCGCGCAGGTGGTGTATGGCGTCGTCGGCCTGAAGACCCACGCCAAGATGCTGCTGGTGACGCGCCGCGAAGGCAAGCAGATGCGCCGCTACGGCCATCTGTCCACCGGCAACTACAACCCGCGCACCGCCAGGCTCTACACCGACATCAGCCACCTGACGGCCGACCCGCTGCTGACGGCCGACATGGAAGCGGTGTTCGTCCACCTTGCAAGCCAGAGCCGGCTGCCCAAGCTCAACCGCATGTGGCTCGCGCCCTTCGACCTGCACAAGAACCTGGTCCTGCAGATCGACGCGCTGGGCCAGGCCGCCGCCGCAGGCGAGACCACGCGCATCGTCGCCAAGATGAATGCGCTGACGGACGAGCAGCTGGTCGCCGCGCTCATGCGCGCGGGCCGGTGCGGCGTGAAGATCGACCTCATCGTGCGCGGTGCGTGCACCTTGCCGGCGCAGGTGCCGGGGCTGACCGACAACATCCGCGTGCGCTCGGTGATCGGGCGGTTTCTCGAGCATTCGCGGGTGTTCTATTTCCGCAATGGCGAGGACGAGTCGCTCTATCTTTCCAGCGCCGACTGGATGAACCGCAACATGATGCGGCGCATCGAGCTCGCCTGGCCGGTGACCGATCCCAATCTTCGCCAGCGGCTCATCGACGAGTGCCTGGTGGCTTACCTGCACGATGGCCGCGATGCCTGGGACCTGGGA
The Variovorax sp. OAS795 genome window above contains:
- a CDS encoding transcriptional regulator, with product MPILRIPSIKAEMGHRSNASVYNAVRDGLLTKPIKIGQRAVGLPDYEVSAINAARIAGKSDAEIRELVHRLHAKRAELVTL
- a CDS encoding integrase arm-type DNA-binding domain-containing protein → MLTDAQCRNATCPPDRRQARFSDSGGLYLQVSPAGSRRWFWKYRIAGAEKALALGRYPDVSLTAARRARDAARLQKAGGRDPVEARKMAKLKAKVVASDTFKATALEWFGKHESRWSTHYGIREKRNLEKDLFPLFAARRIGEIEPIELLAALRRVEERGALDVAHRVLMTARAVWRYAVATARAPRDITGDLKGALTPHKKRHFAAITDPVKLGELVRVIRAYQGGPIVRAALQLAPMLFQRPNELRGAAWSEIDLDKALWTVPAARMKRRKDGKEHGDPHLVPLPRQAIEILRNLHPITGHGAMVFPGERSHDRPISDNTLRAALLTLGYGPTVQTVHGFRATARTLLAEVLEVEPLVIEAQLAHAVKDANGRAYNRTQYAKHRADMMQKWADYLDKLAAGADVIPIGRAA
- a CDS encoding glutathione binding-like protein, whose protein sequence is MPASPIEVYSWPTPNGHKIHIMLEECGLPYNARPINIGKGDQFAPDFLQISPNNKIPAITDPEGPDGKPISLFESGAILVYLAGKTGKLLPKSDRERYEVLQWLMFQMGGVGPMLGQAHHFRMYAPEKIGYAIERYSNEAKRLYGVIDKQLSKNKFIAGKTYSIADIAIFPWLRSWENQGITLTDYPHLKAWFDGIAARPAVQRGVKVLADLRQPITGDKEREILFGKTQYEKR
- a CDS encoding FAD-dependent oxidoreductase, giving the protein MATAASSNFDNRLHQTFPVLSDAEIARVAHFGTVQRFATGERLFTAGETSPGMFVLLKGVVAVTQRDGLGHVVPIVRQGPGEFLAEVGQLSGRPSLVDGHAEEEVEALIVPPAQLRALLVAEADLGERITRALILRRVALIESGASGPVLIGRPQSPDMARLENFLRRNGHPYHLVDAAEDPDAAALLQQYGTCKLLAVCPDGSVLVNPAEDALARCLGMVDTAEHNELYDVAVVGAGPAGLATAVYAASEGLRVIVLDCRAFGGQAGASARIENYLGFPTGISGQALAGRAFVQAQKFGVEMLIPAKVTSLDCSRDNAMGSLRIALADGRAINARTVVIASGARYRRPDVPRLSEFEGRGIWYWASAIEAKLCSQQEVALVGGGNSAGQAAVFLSRHAAKVNVLVRGPSLAASMSRYLIDRIEATPNIELHPHTQLVKLNGGSEQGLTGATWRCQETGLEHDCAARNIFLFVGAEPETSWLEGCSVSVDKHGFVRTGDAASAGFPARPATALESSVQGVFAVGDVRSGSVKRVGGAIGEGAAVVALIHQHLSSNSAVA
- a CDS encoding GNAT family N-acyltransferase, whose translation is MKELPNPTFPLSQIGLRGALWPAPSGARTAQPQAPAAVPAPPVVDPRQGITVSWARHLDEVRAAQRLRHQVFVGEMGARVSTPLAGHDIDLFDDFCEHLLVREALTQQVIGTYRVLTPAQARRVGSTYSDTEFDLTRLRDLRERMVELGRSCVHPDHRQGGVILALWGALAGFMHRNKLDTMIGCASIPMSHNGVTCGDAAASIWRQLSASHMAPIQYQVQPRLPLPVERLDGALDVEPPALIKGYLRLGAKVLGAPAWDPDFNTADLPMLMRIDDLPARYRKHFLGA
- the ppk1 gene encoding polyphosphate kinase 1, which produces MQSAHADRTLAGAASALTLLDRDHSILSFNERVLDWAHRREVPLVERLRYLCIVSSNLDEFFEVRAAPHLIASSAGDRKGSYTIESFERLSEAAHALVARQYTLYNDELMPTFAKHGIHIISHGERNAAQRKWVSEYFEREVRPLLIPVGLDPAHPFPQVANKSLNFIVRLGGKDAFGRENPIQIVKVPRVLPRVIRMPAKVSDGKTLFVALSSVVRAHLSGMFPGREVGDFSQFRVTRHSDLAVDEEDVKNLRTALRQGLQHRHYGQAVRLEVSASCAESLASFLLAQFNLPPQALYRVHGPVNLARLTQLIDLLEEPQLLFPPYAASYPVTLSPAQSFFERLQRGDVLIHQPFESFDGVLAFLREAVQDPQVLAIKQTIYRTGADSELMDLLREAVRRGKEVTVVVELKARFDEEANINWAEMLESIGAQVVYGVVGLKTHAKMLLVTRREGKQMRRYGHLSTGNYNPRTARLYTDISHLTADPLLTADMEAVFVHLASQSRLPKLNRMWLAPFDLHKNLVLQIDALGQAAAAGETTRIVAKMNALTDEQLVAALMRAGRCGVKIDLIVRGACTLPAQVPGLTDNIRVRSVIGRFLEHSRVFYFRNGEDESLYLSSADWMNRNMMRRIELAWPVTDPNLRQRLIDECLVAYLHDGRDAWDLGGDGIYTRVDRDTHPGEEGASRAVEAHGAQTALMNRYASRGLGPDASSN